Proteins encoded within one genomic window of Sphingomonas cannabina:
- a CDS encoding EscU/YscU/HrcU family type III secretion system export apparatus switch protein, giving the protein MAQKNDGADKNEMPTPKRLRDARKKGDVAKSKDLSAGLLTLAWLVLFVLASGYVAGELARLATDTLAVATTVPFEQAATIVGRDALATLVRVSLITLAPVAFFATVAEFLQVGPIMTTDKMKFGLEKLNPMEGLKRMFGKDGLFELVKTLVKVGLICAIFYLVFRSALAGSGQLIRLASASPVDATGPAAAMAVLGQSYSLTVQMFAMVVAVFLFVAVGDRIYAKAKFIKQMKMSRRDIKQEHKEDEGDPQVKSMRREMHQEWANQNAIGATRGSAALLVNPTHIAIALDYDVESCPVPVIAAKGAGALAAAMRTEAESAGVPIIRNVATARQLWARGEIGEIVPQDMFDAIAAIILWAGKARSGEAPMWQDMDSAQPRRPALVPAA; this is encoded by the coding sequence ATGGCCCAGAAGAACGACGGCGCCGACAAGAATGAGATGCCGACGCCCAAGAGGCTTCGGGACGCGCGCAAGAAAGGCGACGTCGCCAAGTCGAAGGACCTGAGCGCCGGCCTGCTGACGCTGGCGTGGCTGGTGCTGTTCGTGCTCGCCTCGGGCTATGTCGCGGGCGAACTGGCGCGGCTCGCCACCGATACGCTCGCCGTCGCCACCACCGTGCCGTTCGAACAGGCCGCGACGATCGTCGGGCGCGATGCGCTGGCCACCTTGGTCCGCGTGTCGCTGATCACGCTGGCGCCGGTCGCCTTCTTCGCGACGGTCGCCGAGTTCCTTCAGGTCGGCCCGATCATGACCACCGACAAGATGAAGTTCGGCCTGGAGAAGCTGAATCCGATGGAGGGCCTGAAGCGGATGTTCGGCAAGGACGGGCTGTTCGAGCTCGTCAAGACGCTGGTCAAGGTCGGCCTGATCTGCGCGATCTTCTACCTGGTGTTCCGCAGCGCCCTGGCGGGATCGGGGCAGCTCATCCGCCTGGCGAGCGCGTCGCCCGTCGATGCGACCGGGCCGGCCGCGGCGATGGCGGTGCTGGGCCAGAGCTACAGCCTCACCGTCCAGATGTTCGCGATGGTGGTGGCGGTGTTCCTGTTCGTCGCGGTCGGCGACCGGATCTACGCCAAGGCCAAGTTCATCAAGCAGATGAAGATGAGCCGCCGCGACATCAAGCAGGAGCACAAGGAGGACGAGGGCGATCCGCAGGTCAAGTCGATGCGGCGCGAGATGCATCAGGAATGGGCGAACCAGAACGCGATCGGCGCGACGCGCGGATCGGCGGCGCTGCTGGTCAACCCGACCCATATCGCGATCGCGCTCGATTATGACGTGGAGAGCTGCCCTGTGCCGGTGATCGCCGCCAAGGGCGCGGGTGCGCTCGCCGCGGCGATGCGGACCGAGGCGGAGTCGGCGGGCGTCCCCATCATCCGCAACGTCGCCACCGCCCGTCAGCTCTGGGCGCGCGGCGAGATCGGCGAGATCGTGCCGCAGGACATGTTCGACGCGATCGCCGCGATCATCCTGTGGGCCGGCAAGGCGAGAAGCGGCGAGGCGCCGATGTGGCAGGACATGGATTCCGCCCAGCCGCGCCGCCCGGCGCTCGTCCCCGCGGCCTGA
- the fliO gene encoding flagellar biosynthetic protein FliO, whose product MGIGAVVSSILAIVIALAVVLGMAWGVIWLLKKLQDRQLGVTNGGEGEPPIRFLRSMPLGQRERVVLIEARGETMLVGVTTGSITLLARWPETGLPPRVRAEP is encoded by the coding sequence ATGGGTATCGGAGCCGTGGTCTCGTCGATCCTGGCGATCGTCATCGCGCTGGCGGTGGTGCTCGGCATGGCCTGGGGCGTCATCTGGCTGCTCAAGAAGCTGCAGGACCGCCAGCTCGGCGTCACCAATGGCGGCGAGGGCGAGCCGCCGATCCGCTTCCTGCGCTCGATGCCGCTCGGCCAGCGCGAGCGGGTGGTGCTGATCGAGGCGCGCGGCGAGACGATGCTGGTCGGCGTCACCACCGGATCGATCACCCTGCTGGCGCGCTGGCCCGAGACCGGCCTGCCGCCGCGGGTGCGGGCCGAGCCGTGA
- a CDS encoding FliM/FliN family flagellar motor switch protein yields the protein MASAALDALTELPAVDPDAAALGQALCTLIGSVGLDAAVVHRTQAAPWFVTADGLRFTLLRHEGRRVLLDEGRVGDAVALLDQAEPVLAALEAALELPLEPEALVSDQPEPAVLISFAQDRTTGLVAVPLDHPERAGWDERARAIALPPEAVPVVLRCLIDGPRLSVAEAGDLAGGDMVLVDARPRGRIESGDARAIAGQLDLASGQFAVQVQGGSMSESDSPAADFAVPLSVRLPDRMTSAAALAALRPGTTLPLGPFTDGLTVELLVADRLLARGELVRLGDRFAVLIEERADLADVEPAAPETEAEA from the coding sequence ATGGCGAGCGCCGCGCTCGATGCGCTGACGGAGCTGCCCGCGGTCGATCCCGATGCGGCCGCGCTCGGCCAGGCGCTCTGTACGCTGATCGGAAGCGTGGGGCTCGATGCGGCCGTCGTCCACCGGACGCAGGCGGCGCCATGGTTCGTCACGGCGGACGGACTTCGCTTCACGCTGCTGCGGCACGAAGGGCGCCGCGTGCTCCTCGACGAGGGGCGCGTCGGCGATGCGGTCGCGCTGCTCGACCAGGCCGAGCCGGTGCTGGCGGCGCTCGAGGCCGCGCTGGAACTCCCGCTCGAACCCGAGGCGCTCGTGTCCGATCAGCCGGAGCCCGCCGTACTGATCTCGTTCGCGCAAGACCGGACGACCGGGCTCGTCGCCGTGCCGCTCGATCACCCGGAGCGGGCAGGCTGGGACGAAAGGGCGCGCGCGATCGCGCTGCCGCCGGAAGCCGTGCCGGTGGTGCTGCGGTGCCTGATCGACGGTCCACGGCTGTCGGTCGCCGAGGCGGGCGATCTCGCCGGCGGCGACATGGTGCTGGTGGACGCCCGCCCTCGCGGGCGGATCGAATCCGGCGACGCGCGCGCGATCGCCGGCCAGCTCGATCTCGCCTCGGGCCAGTTCGCGGTTCAAGTCCAGGGAGGATCGATGTCCGAATCCGATTCGCCGGCGGCCGATTTCGCGGTGCCGCTCAGCGTCCGGCTGCCCGATCGCATGACCAGCGCCGCGGCGCTCGCGGCGCTGAGGCCCGGCACGACCTTGCCGCTGGGGCCCTTCACCGACGGCCTCACGGTCGAGCTGCTCGTGGCCGATCGCCTGCTCGCGAGAGGCGAGCTGGTCCGGCTCGGCGACCGCTTCGCCGTGCTGATCGAGGAGCGGGCCGATCTGGCCGACGTCGAGCCCGCCGCGCCGGAGACGGAGGCCGAAGCGTGA
- the sctR gene encoding type III secretion system export apparatus subunit SctR, whose protein sequence is MNLAAFTPGSALVTVVLIALAPFFAVMVTSFTKIAVVLSLVRNALGLQQVPPNIVLNGLALILSVFVMYPTLDKMYAAANVESPASAPTMPGEPSAQENPLQSTNDIFATADRAKEPLREFLMKHSDPRERVFFLRTQQRIGDPAQAQALKESDFVIVIPAFVVKELKLAFQIGFLIFLPFLVIDMVISNILLAMGMMMLSPVTISLPFKILLFVLVDGWVKLSHGLVLSYA, encoded by the coding sequence GTGAACCTCGCCGCCTTCACGCCGGGTTCGGCGCTCGTCACCGTCGTCCTGATCGCGCTGGCGCCGTTCTTCGCGGTGATGGTGACCAGCTTCACCAAGATCGCCGTAGTGCTGAGCCTGGTCCGCAACGCGCTCGGCCTGCAGCAGGTGCCGCCCAACATCGTGCTCAACGGGCTGGCGCTGATTCTGTCCGTGTTCGTCATGTATCCGACGCTCGACAAGATGTACGCGGCCGCCAACGTCGAGAGCCCCGCCTCCGCGCCGACCATGCCCGGCGAGCCGAGCGCGCAGGAGAATCCGCTCCAGAGCACCAACGACATCTTCGCTACCGCCGACCGCGCCAAGGAGCCGCTGCGCGAGTTCCTGATGAAGCACAGCGATCCGCGCGAGCGCGTCTTCTTCCTGCGCACCCAGCAGCGGATCGGCGACCCGGCCCAGGCGCAGGCGCTCAAGGAAAGCGACTTCGTGATCGTGATCCCGGCGTTCGTGGTCAAGGAGCTGAAGCTCGCCTTCCAGATCGGCTTCCTCATTTTCCTGCCGTTCCTGGTGATCGACATGGTGATCTCGAACATCCTGCTTGCGATGGGCATGATGATGCTGTCGCCGGTCACCATCTCGCTGCCGTTCAAGATCCTGCTGTTCGTGCTGGTCGACGGCTGGGTGAAGCTCAGCCACGGTTTGGTGCTGTCCTATGCGTAG
- the sctS gene encoding type III secretion system export apparatus subunit SctS: MSDDLVRLTTEALWLVLLLSAPPIIAASVVGLLVAIVQAATQLQEQTLQYTLKFFAIVISILVTAGLMAGTLYGYADAIFSGLAGVGR; this comes from the coding sequence GTGAGCGACGATCTCGTCCGTCTGACCACCGAGGCGCTATGGCTGGTGCTGCTGCTGTCGGCGCCGCCGATCATCGCGGCGTCGGTGGTCGGTCTGCTGGTCGCGATCGTCCAGGCGGCGACGCAGCTCCAGGAGCAGACGCTGCAGTACACGCTCAAGTTCTTCGCGATCGTGATCAGCATCCTGGTGACGGCCGGCCTGATGGCGGGGACGCTCTACGGCTATGCCGATGCGATCTTCTCCGGCCTGGCGGGGGTAGGGCGATGA
- the sctT gene encoding type III secretion system export apparatus subunit SctT, translating to MIEAVPPGVGVPLLKSIPWLDQLLTVGVASTRFAFAFVLVPVFSREVMPATVRNSIIVTFGLVALALRPDFAPANLSAMGWATMLLKEAAAGGIIGLFFGTVMWAMAAAGEIIDTKVGATIGQLVDPLSGNTTSLTGILLSRFAEVVFVSAGGLMLLVGTVMGSYLIWPLGPGGITLDLRAVEYFEGEFGRLFTLAFLFAAPTLTVLYVIDAGLGFLNRFAQSFNVFSLSLPIKAVAACFVVILTLPLLAEAIYADLSSRPEIAAGVLQRVGAGR from the coding sequence ATGATCGAGGCCGTCCCGCCCGGCGTCGGCGTGCCGCTGCTCAAGTCGATCCCGTGGCTCGACCAGCTGCTGACGGTCGGCGTCGCCTCGACCCGCTTCGCCTTCGCCTTCGTGCTGGTTCCGGTGTTCTCGCGTGAGGTGATGCCGGCGACCGTCCGCAACAGCATCATCGTCACCTTCGGCCTGGTCGCGCTCGCGCTCCGGCCGGATTTCGCGCCGGCGAACCTCAGCGCCATGGGATGGGCGACGATGCTGCTCAAGGAGGCGGCGGCGGGCGGCATCATCGGCCTGTTCTTCGGCACGGTGATGTGGGCGATGGCCGCGGCCGGCGAGATCATCGACACCAAGGTCGGCGCCACCATCGGCCAGCTCGTCGATCCGCTGAGCGGCAACACCACCTCGCTCACCGGCATCCTGCTCAGCCGCTTCGCCGAGGTCGTGTTCGTGAGCGCGGGCGGCCTCATGCTGCTGGTCGGTACGGTGATGGGCAGCTACCTGATCTGGCCGCTCGGCCCCGGCGGCATCACGCTCGACCTGCGCGCCGTCGAGTATTTCGAGGGCGAGTTCGGCCGCCTCTTCACGCTCGCCTTCCTGTTCGCCGCGCCGACGCTCACCGTCCTCTACGTGATCGACGCGGGCCTGGGTTTCCTCAATCGCTTCGCACAGTCGTTCAACGTTTTCTCGCTGTCGTTGCCGATCAAGGCGGTGGCGGCGTGCTTCGTGGTGATCCTGACGCTGCCGCTGCTGGCCGAGGCGATCTACGCCGATCTCTCCAGCCGTCCGGAGATCGCCGCCGGCGTGCTCCAGCGCGTGGGGGCGGGGCGGTGA
- a CDS encoding helix-turn-helix domain-containing protein, with translation MTDTAELERLVSLLRESEARREAHAREIQIGEFTVSGARVPVHHVAALQTLTRNEAAVLRFLGWGRANGDIATLLNMTENTVRTHMNNAIRKLELDGVRELNSLAGLLFLPLE, from the coding sequence GTGACCGACACCGCCGAGCTCGAACGCCTCGTCAGTCTGCTGCGCGAGTCCGAGGCGCGGCGTGAGGCCCATGCCCGCGAGATCCAGATCGGCGAGTTCACCGTTTCCGGCGCGCGCGTCCCCGTCCACCACGTCGCCGCGCTCCAGACGCTGACCCGCAATGAGGCGGCAGTGCTGCGCTTCCTCGGCTGGGGCCGCGCCAACGGCGATATCGCGACCCTGCTCAACATGACCGAGAACACGGTGCGCACCCACATGAACAACGCGATCCGCAAGCTCGAGCTCGACGGGGTCCGCGAGCTCAACAGCCTGGCGGGCCTGCTTTTCCTGCCGCTCGAATGA
- a CDS encoding DUF6683 family protein, whose product MIAPICFASLVVPGAAHAQMISPMLYEGPRISLQNHADRARSTSPSRNMSRPGPSALRPPVAVQPASFRYKPSRERRTANYARFVAKSRANDPQGADNLARLFASTDVVEGMSRPLSSLGLRIDDVADAYAVWWINAWQAGRHIDIDVNRRMAAAVSAQAAAGFASSGMLSTASDATKQEMAESLLVQAALISDAMKQSERNPDLARKVAVAVSQGARRMNVDLAAMTLTDDGFVPANETGEVTSKPGTRPTELARTAPVESGGKPSYALIAAAGGAGLGGMILFGRRMSRKG is encoded by the coding sequence ATGATCGCGCCCATCTGCTTTGCCTCGCTCGTCGTCCCCGGTGCTGCTCATGCCCAAATGATCAGCCCTATGCTTTACGAAGGCCCGCGGATCAGCCTTCAGAATCATGCCGATCGAGCCCGTTCGACGTCGCCGTCCCGCAACATGTCGCGACCCGGACCTTCCGCGCTTCGGCCTCCCGTCGCAGTGCAGCCTGCCAGCTTCCGCTACAAGCCATCGCGGGAACGTCGCACGGCCAACTATGCGCGCTTTGTCGCCAAGAGCCGTGCCAATGATCCCCAAGGCGCGGACAATCTCGCCAGGCTGTTTGCGTCAACCGACGTGGTTGAGGGGATGAGCCGCCCGCTATCCTCTCTCGGCTTGCGGATCGACGACGTCGCCGATGCCTATGCGGTGTGGTGGATCAATGCTTGGCAGGCGGGTCGTCACATCGATATCGACGTGAACCGTCGCATGGCGGCCGCGGTCAGCGCCCAGGCGGCCGCCGGGTTCGCGTCGTCCGGGATGCTGAGCACCGCGAGCGATGCCACCAAACAGGAGATGGCCGAATCGTTGCTGGTTCAGGCTGCTTTGATTTCCGACGCCATGAAGCAGAGCGAGCGTAATCCCGACCTTGCGCGCAAGGTGGCCGTAGCCGTGTCCCAGGGCGCGCGCAGGATGAACGTCGACCTGGCTGCGATGACGCTGACCGATGACGGCTTCGTGCCCGCGAACGAAACCGGCGAAGTCACGTCGAAGCCTGGAACCCGGCCGACCGAGCTTGCCCGGACCGCGCCGGTCGAGAGCGGTGGCAAGCCGTCCTATGCGCTGATCGCCGCTGCAGGCGGAGCAGGACTCGGCGGCATGATCCTGTTCGGGCGTAGGATGAGCCGCAAGGGATAG
- the groL gene encoding chaperonin GroEL (60 kDa chaperone family; promotes refolding of misfolded polypeptides especially under stressful conditions; forms two stacked rings of heptamers to form a barrel-shaped 14mer; ends can be capped by GroES; misfolded proteins enter the barrel where they are refolded when GroES binds): protein MAAKDIKFSHDARDSIARGVDMLADTVRVTLGPKGRNVVLDKGYGAPHITKDGVTVAKEIELRNRFENLGAQMLRAVASKTQDHAGDGTTTATVLAQAIVREGMKSVAAGVGPMELKRGIDIAVAQVIEELKARSRAVSNNDEIAQVGIISANGDEEIGRMIAAAMDKVGKEGVISIEDARGTAFELEIVEGMEFDRGYLSPYFVTDAGKMTVDLRDPHILIHEKKLSDLRALLPVLEAVAQSGRPLLIIAEEVEGEALATLVVNKLRGSLQVAAVKAPGFGDRRRAMLEDIAILTDSVLVSPDLGIRLEGVTLDMLGRARRVTIGRDDTTIIDGAGDRAAVAGRVAMLKQQIELSTSEYDREKLQDRLARLAGGVAIIRVGASTEVEMRERKDRLDDALHATRAAVEEGIVPGGGTALLYASRALDGRKGANDDQTRGIDIVRKSLSAPLRQIAENAGHDGGVVAARLIAGNDRDVGFNAQTERYENLVEAGVIDPTLVVRSALQDAASVAGLLLTTEAAIVDVSESSPASPTMAPSGGF from the coding sequence ATGGCAGCCAAGGACATCAAATTTTCGCACGATGCGCGCGACAGCATCGCGCGCGGCGTCGATATGCTCGCCGATACGGTGCGGGTCACGCTGGGGCCGAAGGGGCGCAACGTGGTGCTCGACAAGGGCTATGGCGCGCCGCACATCACCAAGGACGGCGTCACCGTCGCCAAGGAGATCGAGCTCAGGAACCGGTTCGAGAACCTCGGCGCCCAGATGCTCCGCGCCGTCGCCTCGAAGACGCAGGATCACGCCGGCGACGGCACCACCACCGCCACCGTGCTCGCCCAGGCGATCGTCCGCGAGGGGATGAAGTCGGTTGCCGCCGGCGTCGGCCCGATGGAGCTCAAGCGCGGCATCGATATCGCCGTCGCCCAAGTCATCGAGGAATTGAAGGCACGGTCGCGCGCAGTGTCGAACAACGACGAGATCGCCCAGGTCGGCATCATCTCGGCCAACGGCGACGAGGAGATCGGCCGGATGATCGCCGCGGCGATGGACAAGGTCGGCAAGGAAGGCGTGATCTCGATCGAGGATGCGCGAGGCACGGCGTTCGAGCTCGAGATCGTCGAGGGCATGGAGTTCGACCGCGGCTATCTCAGCCCCTATTTCGTCACCGATGCCGGAAAGATGACGGTCGACCTGCGGGACCCTCACATCCTCATTCACGAGAAGAAGCTCTCGGACCTGCGCGCGCTGCTGCCGGTGCTGGAAGCGGTGGCGCAGTCGGGCCGGCCGCTGCTGATCATCGCCGAGGAGGTCGAGGGCGAGGCGCTCGCGACGCTCGTGGTCAACAAGCTGCGCGGCAGCCTCCAGGTTGCGGCGGTCAAGGCGCCCGGGTTCGGCGATCGCCGCCGGGCGATGCTCGAGGATATCGCGATCCTCACCGACAGCGTGCTGGTCTCGCCCGATCTCGGCATCCGGCTGGAAGGCGTCACGCTCGACATGCTCGGCCGCGCCCGGCGCGTGACGATCGGTCGGGACGATACGACGATCATCGACGGCGCGGGCGATCGCGCCGCGGTCGCCGGCCGGGTCGCGATGCTCAAGCAGCAGATCGAGCTCAGCACGAGCGAATATGATCGGGAGAAGCTCCAGGATCGGCTGGCCAGGCTCGCGGGCGGGGTCGCGATCATCCGGGTCGGCGCGTCGACCGAGGTCGAGATGCGCGAGCGCAAGGATCGCCTCGACGACGCGCTGCACGCGACGCGCGCGGCGGTCGAGGAAGGCATCGTCCCCGGCGGCGGGACGGCGCTGCTCTATGCATCGCGCGCGCTCGACGGCAGGAAAGGTGCGAACGACGACCAGACGCGCGGCATCGACATCGTCCGCAAGTCACTGTCCGCACCGCTCCGCCAGATCGCGGAGAATGCCGGCCATGACGGCGGCGTCGTCGCTGCCCGGCTGATCGCCGGCAACGACCGTGACGTCGGCTTCAACGCCCAGACCGAACGCTATGAGAACCTCGTCGAAGCCGGCGTGATCGATCCGACGCTGGTGGTCCGCTCGGCGCTGCAGGATGCCGCGTCGGTCGCGGGCCTGCTCCTCACCACCGAAGCCGCCATCGTCGATGTCTCGGAAAGCTCGCCGGCCTCGCCGACGATGGCTCCGAGCGGCGGCTTCTGA
- a CDS encoding YegP family protein, with the protein MPIRPAFSEFEQPRPDVRDLPPTITDVLPRLALPHVTSPADPAEKPPASAPDQEPYFEIYRAERVSLTSILFSGGDWRWRFCAPSGAPIAAGKGYASESHCAAAVAALRSGAGGATVRTGAAYKPGD; encoded by the coding sequence GTGCCCATCAGGCCCGCATTCAGCGAATTCGAACAACCACGCCCCGACGTCAGAGACCTACCCCCGACTATTACCGACGTCCTTCCGCGGCTCGCGCTCCCTCACGTCACGTCGCCCGCCGACCCGGCCGAAAAGCCGCCCGCCTCCGCGCCGGATCAGGAACCCTATTTCGAGATCTATCGTGCCGAACGCGTAAGCCTCACCTCCATCCTGTTCTCGGGTGGCGATTGGCGCTGGCGCTTCTGCGCGCCATCCGGAGCGCCGATTGCCGCAGGCAAAGGCTATGCCAGCGAGAGCCACTGCGCAGCGGCGGTCGCAGCGCTCCGGAGCGGCGCCGGCGGCGCCACGGTGCGGACCGGGGCGGCGTACAAACCAGGCGATTGA
- a CDS encoding calcium:proton antiporter, producing MKRSTARLTVAWATVAVMLIATPVRLVGAHWVITALLFAWLLGVILWAAFGVVHEAEEVAERLGEPLGTLVLTLSIVIIEVALIGAVMLSAKQVPTLGRDTMFAVLMIVLNGVVGLCLLVGGLRFHQQSYNLQGANAYLAVIIPLSVIALVLPNFTTSSATGMLSLPQALFFSIFTIALYGSFLWLQAGRHRGFFVPVGQQVIHEAATPLPHARRAPGSTTIRVGVLLANILPIIILSKDLAKLLDHGIAVLGAPTALGGILIALIVFTPEGISALRAVAANQLTRAINLCLGAATSTLGLTVPAVLFIGLATGQPVVLGVSAANMVLLAVTLMLNSLTFTGTRTTMLEGAVHLSLFFVFLVLVFSP from the coding sequence ATGAAGCGCTCGACCGCCCGGTTGACGGTCGCTTGGGCGACGGTCGCGGTCATGCTGATCGCCACTCCGGTTCGGCTGGTCGGCGCGCATTGGGTGATCACCGCCCTGCTGTTCGCCTGGCTGCTCGGCGTCATCCTCTGGGCGGCATTCGGCGTGGTGCACGAGGCGGAAGAGGTGGCGGAGCGCCTGGGCGAGCCGCTCGGCACGCTCGTCCTCACCTTGTCGATCGTCATCATCGAGGTCGCGCTGATCGGCGCGGTGATGCTGAGCGCCAAGCAGGTACCGACGCTTGGCCGCGATACAATGTTCGCGGTGCTGATGATCGTCCTCAACGGCGTCGTCGGCCTGTGCCTCCTGGTCGGCGGGCTTCGCTTCCATCAGCAGAGCTACAACCTGCAGGGGGCAAACGCCTATCTGGCGGTCATCATCCCGCTCAGCGTCATCGCGCTGGTGCTGCCGAACTTCACGACCTCGAGCGCAACCGGGATGCTCTCGCTGCCGCAGGCGCTGTTCTTCTCCATTTTCACGATCGCGCTGTACGGGAGCTTCCTCTGGCTCCAGGCCGGCAGGCATCGCGGCTTCTTCGTGCCTGTCGGCCAACAGGTCATCCATGAAGCCGCGACGCCGCTACCCCATGCCCGGCGCGCACCCGGTTCGACCACAATCCGGGTGGGAGTTCTGCTGGCCAACATCCTGCCGATCATCATCCTTTCCAAGGACCTGGCGAAGCTGCTCGACCATGGCATCGCGGTGCTCGGCGCCCCGACCGCGCTTGGCGGCATCCTCATCGCGCTCATCGTGTTCACGCCGGAGGGCATCTCCGCGCTGCGTGCCGTTGCGGCCAACCAGCTCACCCGCGCGATCAATCTCTGCCTTGGCGCGGCGACCTCCACGCTGGGCCTGACGGTACCCGCCGTGCTGTTCATCGGACTGGCGACCGGGCAGCCGGTGGTCCTGGGCGTATCGGCGGCGAACATGGTGCTGCTCGCCGTGACGCTGATGCTGAACAGCCTGACCTTCACCGGCACGCGGACAACCATGCTGGAAGGGGCCGTGCATCTGTCGCTGTTCTTCGTTTTCCTGGTGCTCGTATTCAGTCCATGA
- a CDS encoding LysR family transcriptional regulator, whose protein sequence is MTNIGIGKVPCMAQECTMIDWDDVRYFLAVARGGSVRAAAARLGVNHSTVLRRVAQLEGQLEARMFEKLPSGYRLTAAGEEVLDLANQMEASSHLLETRVFGRDQTVRGRLRVTLAPNLAAHLLMPDFAAFARRHPDIEMEILSSGELANLTNREADVAIRVVYDRQTLPPNLHGLKGPDIFGGVYISRDRLTAWREGAPDPLRWIVISMHGIPSWASAGDIRTAEVLFRVTDGEGQLAAVRQGLGITTLPCFIGDADPQLVRLPGTALHQYGTIWLLTQGETRKTKRVRLFTEFMSRRLADYLALLAGMSAS, encoded by the coding sequence GTGACGAACATCGGCATTGGAAAGGTGCCGTGCATGGCGCAAGAATGCACCATGATCGATTGGGACGACGTCCGTTACTTTCTTGCTGTCGCGCGCGGCGGTTCGGTGCGCGCCGCCGCGGCGCGGCTTGGCGTGAATCATTCGACCGTGTTGCGACGCGTTGCTCAGCTGGAGGGGCAGCTTGAGGCGCGGATGTTCGAAAAGCTGCCCTCGGGCTACCGGCTTACGGCTGCCGGCGAAGAAGTCCTCGACCTGGCCAATCAGATGGAAGCATCATCCCATCTGTTGGAGACGCGGGTGTTCGGGCGTGACCAAACGGTGCGCGGACGCCTGAGGGTCACTCTGGCTCCGAACCTCGCCGCACACCTGCTGATGCCGGACTTCGCCGCATTCGCGCGTCGGCATCCGGATATCGAGATGGAGATCCTGTCGTCCGGCGAACTGGCCAACCTCACCAACCGGGAGGCCGATGTCGCGATCCGCGTCGTCTACGATCGCCAGACGCTTCCGCCCAATCTCCACGGCCTCAAGGGACCGGATATTTTCGGCGGCGTCTACATCTCTCGCGATCGTCTAACCGCATGGCGCGAAGGCGCACCTGATCCCCTTCGGTGGATCGTGATCAGCATGCACGGCATCCCGAGCTGGGCCAGCGCAGGTGACATTCGAACTGCCGAGGTTTTGTTTAGGGTCACCGATGGGGAGGGGCAGCTTGCCGCAGTCCGGCAGGGGTTGGGGATCACGACCCTGCCGTGCTTCATCGGGGATGCCGATCCGCAACTTGTGAGACTGCCTGGCACGGCGCTGCATCAATACGGGACCATCTGGCTTCTCACGCAGGGAGAGACGCGCAAGACGAAGCGCGTGCGGCTATTCACGGAATTCATGTCCCGCAGGCTGGCTGATTACCTGGCCCTTCTCGCGGGCATGTCCGCGTCTTGA
- a CDS encoding SDR family NAD(P)-dependent oxidoreductase, translating to MGKLDGKVAVITGGATGIGLAAAKRFVAEGAFVYLFGRRQDALDTALASLGANARAIKGSVSDEADLDRLYAAGKAERGTLDIVFANAGAGSPLPLGAITAEHIDETFDTNVKGTIFTVQKALPLMGSGGSIILTGSSAGTTGAPGFTAYSASKAAVRNLARTLAVDLKGTGIRVNVLSPGATATELAKEALGEEGQAVFASMTPLQRMADPAEIGAVAAFLASSDSSFMTASEVAVDGGLAQL from the coding sequence ATGGGAAAGCTCGATGGTAAGGTTGCAGTCATTACGGGCGGTGCGACCGGTATCGGCCTCGCCGCGGCGAAGCGGTTCGTCGCGGAAGGAGCCTTCGTCTATCTCTTCGGCCGGCGGCAGGACGCGCTCGATACCGCCCTTGCCAGCCTCGGCGCCAACGCTCGCGCAATAAAGGGTTCGGTCTCCGACGAGGCTGATCTCGACCGGCTCTACGCCGCGGGGAAGGCCGAGCGCGGAACTCTCGACATCGTCTTCGCCAATGCCGGGGCTGGAAGTCCGCTTCCGCTTGGCGCGATCACCGCCGAGCATATCGACGAAACTTTCGACACCAATGTGAAGGGCACGATCTTCACGGTGCAGAAGGCGCTGCCGCTCATGGGTTCGGGCGGCTCGATCATCCTCACCGGTTCGAGCGCCGGCACAACCGGAGCGCCCGGTTTCACTGCCTATAGCGCGAGCAAGGCGGCGGTGCGCAATCTCGCCCGGACCTTGGCCGTGGACCTGAAGGGAACCGGCATCCGGGTGAACGTGCTCTCGCCCGGGGCGACGGCGACCGAGCTCGCGAAGGAAGCACTGGGAGAGGAAGGTCAGGCGGTTTTCGCGTCGATGACCCCGCTCCAGCGCATGGCCGACCCGGCCGAGATCGGTGCCGTGGCCGCCTTCCTCGCATCCTCGGACAGCAGCTTCATGACGGCGAGCGAAGTCGCGGTCGACGGCGGCCTGGCGCAACTCTGA